One segment of Agromyces albus DNA contains the following:
- a CDS encoding alkaline phosphatase D family protein encodes MARSPLLLGPMLRYVDETSASIWVETRADCRVSVHAEGRSWHARSFAVHGHHYALVEVDGLEPGTERPYEVEIDGMPVWPEPESEYPASTIATLTPGRPLRMAYGSCRTSVAHDRSGNRTHGVDSLRAFALAVAEGRDIRPDLLLFLGDQVYADSTTEEMQKFIRSRRDIREEPGEELKDFEEYAHLYQLAWSDEANRWLLSCVPTAMIFDDHDIRDDWNASLDWKKKMEATSWWQGRIVAGLASYWVYQHLGNLSPRDRAADELWRQISGHDGTEALDLSDALDAFADRCDKEPDSYRWSYGRDIGDVRLIVVDSRVGRDLTPSGRGLLNAQELAWFGERMRGGFRHVLVASSLPFLLPLGLHHVEAWDEAIAQGAWGKPAAWVGEKLRQAVDLEHWAAFQDSFQAVARIAAEVADGERGPSPLTVTFLSGDVHYSYLAEVEREEGGRILQAVCSPVRNPLPRFLRWFAVVMSFGPATPLGAAAARSVKVPDPPFRWKIVKGPWFDNNLAVLHDSSDGLTMTWHTGVVDHGDELHPRLEEVASIIVPARRESSVSG; translated from the coding sequence GAAGGACGATCGTGGCACGCACGCAGCTTCGCCGTGCACGGCCATCACTACGCCCTCGTCGAGGTCGATGGGCTCGAGCCGGGCACGGAGCGGCCGTACGAGGTGGAGATCGACGGTATGCCGGTCTGGCCGGAGCCGGAGTCCGAGTACCCGGCGTCGACGATCGCCACGCTCACGCCGGGACGCCCCCTGCGGATGGCCTACGGCTCGTGCCGCACGAGCGTCGCCCACGACAGGTCGGGGAACCGCACGCATGGTGTCGACTCGCTGCGTGCGTTCGCGCTCGCGGTGGCCGAGGGCCGCGACATCCGACCGGATCTGCTGCTGTTTCTCGGTGACCAGGTGTACGCCGACTCGACCACAGAGGAGATGCAGAAGTTCATCCGCAGCCGGCGAGACATCCGTGAGGAGCCCGGCGAGGAGCTCAAGGACTTCGAAGAGTACGCGCACCTCTATCAGCTCGCGTGGTCGGACGAGGCCAATCGGTGGTTGCTCTCGTGCGTGCCGACCGCCATGATCTTCGACGACCACGACATCCGGGATGACTGGAACGCGTCGCTCGACTGGAAGAAGAAGATGGAAGCCACCTCATGGTGGCAGGGTCGCATCGTCGCGGGCTTGGCGTCGTATTGGGTGTACCAGCACCTCGGCAATCTGTCCCCCCGAGACCGCGCAGCCGACGAGTTGTGGCGGCAGATCAGCGGGCATGACGGCACCGAAGCGCTCGACCTCAGCGATGCACTCGACGCGTTCGCCGACCGGTGCGACAAGGAACCCGACAGCTACCGTTGGAGCTACGGACGGGATATCGGCGACGTGCGCCTGATCGTCGTCGACTCGCGGGTGGGGCGAGACCTGACGCCGTCCGGTCGAGGACTGTTGAATGCACAGGAGCTCGCGTGGTTCGGCGAACGGATGCGTGGCGGATTCCGACACGTTCTGGTCGCCAGCTCGCTGCCGTTCCTCCTGCCGCTGGGCCTGCACCACGTGGAGGCATGGGATGAGGCGATCGCCCAAGGCGCCTGGGGCAAGCCGGCCGCTTGGGTGGGGGAGAAGCTGCGGCAAGCGGTCGACCTGGAGCACTGGGCGGCGTTCCAGGACAGCTTCCAAGCGGTGGCGCGGATCGCGGCGGAAGTGGCGGACGGCGAACGCGGCCCGTCGCCGCTGACCGTCACCTTCCTGTCCGGTGACGTGCACTATTCCTACCTGGCAGAGGTGGAACGCGAGGAGGGAGGCCGCATCCTGCAGGCAGTCTGCTCACCTGTGCGGAACCCCCTGCCGCGGTTCCTGCGCTGGTTCGCGGTGGTCATGTCGTTCGGCCCGGCGACGCCCTTGGGTGCGGCGGCCGCCCGTTCGGTGAAGGTTCCCGATCCGCCCTTTCGCTGGAAGATCGTGAAGGGTCCCTGGTTCGACAACAACCTGGCGGTGCTGCATGACAGCTCGGATGGGCTGACGATGACGTGGCACACCGGTGTGGTCGACCACGGAGACGAGCTGCATCCCCGGCTCGAGGAAGTCGCGTCGATCATCGTGCCGGCGAGGAGGGAGAGCAGCGTGTCAGGCTGA
- a CDS encoding DoxX family protein, with translation MTIIVISITVFMNVVIVIGDIAQAKFVVANSREVGVSDSWLPVLAILKGAGAVGLVVGLAGLPVIGIVAAIGLTLFYFSALIAHVRARVFHSIAFPGLFFAFAVGSLALLLAGWI, from the coding sequence GTGACCATCATCGTGATCAGCATCACCGTCTTCATGAATGTCGTGATCGTGATCGGGGACATTGCGCAAGCAAAGTTCGTGGTCGCGAACTCGCGGGAAGTCGGTGTGTCGGACAGCTGGCTGCCGGTCCTCGCCATTCTCAAAGGAGCCGGCGCAGTCGGGCTTGTCGTCGGGCTGGCAGGACTTCCCGTGATCGGGATCGTGGCAGCCATCGGGCTCACGTTGTTCTATTTCAGTGCCCTCATCGCGCACGTTCGGGCGCGCGTCTTCCACAGCATCGCGTTCCCCGGACTCTTCTTCGCGTTCGCGGTCGGGTCCCTCGCGCTCCTCTTAGCGGGCTGGATCTAA
- a CDS encoding cupin domain-containing protein codes for MIINFAAELAAVTDHWTPRVVGQVNNEYVKVAKLLGELMWHDHADEDELFLVVYGQLVIQLEDRDDVVLNPGEAFVVPRGVRHNPVAKAECGIVLVETVTTKHTGDEVSDRSVSLDRQLDRFA; via the coding sequence ATGATCATCAACTTCGCCGCCGAACTCGCCGCCGTCACCGACCACTGGACGCCACGTGTCGTCGGCCAGGTCAACAACGAGTACGTCAAGGTCGCGAAGTTGCTCGGCGAACTCATGTGGCACGACCACGCCGACGAAGACGAGCTCTTTCTCGTCGTCTACGGGCAGCTCGTCATTCAACTTGAGGATCGCGATGACGTCGTACTGAACCCCGGCGAAGCGTTCGTCGTTCCGAGAGGAGTGCGCCACAACCCGGTTGCGAAAGCGGAGTGCGGCATCGTGCTCGTCGAGACCGTGACGACGAAGCACACTGGCGACGAAGTCAGCGATCGCAGCGTTTCGCTTGACCGGCAGCTGGACCGATTCGCTTGA
- a CDS encoding NYN domain-containing protein: MAVTAEPRVALYFDFDNIVISRYDQLHGDSAYRKDTSRGKTITATPTVTKLNEATVDIDAVLDFAATFGTIAIARAYADWSTPVNASYRGQLINRAVDLVQLFPLSATKNGADIRLSVDAVEDMFRIDDLSHIVIVAGDSDYVALAQKAKRLGRYVVGIGVAGGTSRALTAACDEYADYDALLATDAAVSDDEATGGATTPSGGRAAAPVAAAPEPTAEPAAEPAAEPAAEPAPARRRRASTKKATDAASADVVVDGGATSPPEEPTAPSTAMKFVAPVEQSAAGDDDETPSGSPRNPGRLLLKALELMRAKNDEEWQTMRAVKNQMLRMDPTFQERRLGFASFTDFLKSRGGVVELDEAGGNRVRIRPKKG, from the coding sequence ATGGCCGTCACGGCTGAACCTCGGGTCGCGCTCTACTTCGACTTCGACAACATCGTCATCTCACGCTACGACCAGCTGCACGGCGACAGCGCGTATCGCAAAGACACCTCGCGCGGCAAGACCATCACCGCCACACCGACGGTGACGAAGCTCAACGAGGCCACCGTCGACATCGACGCGGTGCTCGACTTCGCCGCCACCTTCGGCACCATCGCGATCGCACGCGCGTACGCCGACTGGTCGACCCCCGTGAACGCGAGCTACCGCGGGCAGCTCATCAACCGCGCCGTCGACCTCGTGCAGTTGTTCCCGCTGTCGGCGACCAAGAACGGCGCCGACATCCGCCTCTCCGTCGACGCCGTCGAAGACATGTTCCGCATCGACGACCTCTCGCACATCGTCATCGTCGCGGGCGACTCCGACTACGTCGCGCTCGCGCAGAAAGCCAAGCGCCTCGGCCGTTACGTCGTCGGCATCGGCGTCGCTGGCGGCACGAGCCGCGCGCTCACCGCAGCCTGCGACGAGTACGCCGACTACGACGCGCTGCTGGCAACGGATGCCGCGGTGAGCGACGACGAGGCGACGGGCGGCGCGACGACGCCGTCGGGGGGTCGCGCCGCGGCTCCTGTCGCAGCGGCACCCGAACCCACTGCGGAGCCGGCCGCCGAGCCGGCCGCCGAACCGGCCGCCGAACCGGCACCGGCCCGTCGCCGGCGGGCTTCGACGAAGAAGGCGACGGATGCGGCATCCGCCGATGTCGTGGTCGACGGAGGCGCGACGAGCCCTCCCGAGGAGCCCACGGCGCCCTCCACGGCGATGAAGTTCGTAGCCCCCGTGGAGCAGTCCGCAGCGGGTGACGATGACGAGACGCCATCGGGCAGTCCCCGCAATCCGGGGCGCCTCCTGCTGAAGGCACTCGAACTCATGCGCGCGAAGAACGACGAGGAGTGGCAGACGATGCGCGCGGTGAAGAACCAGATGCTGCGCATGGACCCCACGTTCCAGGAGCGCCGGCTGGGCTTCGCCTCGTTCACCGACTTCCTGAAGTCACGCGGCGGTGTGGTCGAGCTCGACGAGGCCGGCGGAAACCGCGTGCGGATCCGGCCGAAGAAGGGCTGA
- a CDS encoding serine hydrolase: MLARDTFGHGGWAGTEFWITPSAGVCFVLLTNIASPGRLGIDTDELHNAAAAAA, encoded by the coding sequence CTGCTCGCGCGCGACACGTTCGGGCACGGCGGCTGGGCCGGCACCGAGTTCTGGATCACGCCGTCGGCCGGGGTCTGCTTCGTGCTGCTCACGAACATCGCGTCGCCGGGCCGCCTCGGGATCGACACCGACGAGCTGCACAACGCGGCCGCCGCGGCGGCCTGA
- a CDS encoding 2-hydroxyacid dehydrogenase — translation MTDAPLLVSVPGNTLRDALGTPPDGVEVVVWDMESAPAASHIDLVVPPYMGTAALLGALSDVTTRLVQSQSIGYDHVLGALPPGHVFANAASVHETSTAELTLALVLASQRGIPEFVRAASEGRWAPEQRESLADRRVLLLGYGGVGRAIEARLAPFEVEVVRVASRARTDEAGPIHGLDELSALLPTADIVIVGVPLTDATTGLVDDAFLSAMPDGALLVNIARGHVADTAAILDHASRRRLRFALDVTDPEPLPEGHPLFALPNVLISPHVGGASTAMMPRMARLLRTQIERMLRGEEPLNVVLRS, via the coding sequence ATGACCGATGCCCCGCTGCTCGTCTCCGTGCCCGGCAACACGCTTCGCGACGCACTCGGCACTCCGCCCGACGGCGTCGAGGTTGTCGTGTGGGACATGGAGTCCGCGCCGGCGGCATCCCACATCGACCTCGTCGTGCCGCCGTACATGGGAACCGCTGCACTCCTCGGCGCACTCTCCGACGTCACCACGCGGCTCGTGCAGTCGCAGTCCATCGGCTACGACCACGTGCTCGGAGCGCTCCCGCCCGGGCACGTCTTCGCGAACGCCGCGAGCGTGCACGAGACGTCGACCGCCGAGCTCACCCTCGCGCTCGTGCTGGCGTCGCAGCGCGGCATCCCCGAGTTCGTTCGGGCGGCATCCGAGGGGCGGTGGGCGCCCGAGCAGCGCGAGAGCCTCGCCGACCGGCGGGTGCTGCTGCTCGGGTACGGCGGCGTCGGCCGTGCGATCGAGGCACGGCTCGCCCCGTTCGAGGTCGAGGTCGTGCGCGTCGCGAGCCGGGCACGCACCGACGAAGCGGGCCCCATCCACGGCCTCGACGAGCTGTCGGCCCTCCTGCCGACCGCCGACATCGTCATCGTCGGCGTTCCGCTCACGGATGCCACGACCGGCCTCGTCGACGACGCCTTCCTCTCGGCGATGCCCGATGGAGCCCTGCTCGTGAACATCGCCCGCGGACACGTCGCCGACACCGCGGCGATCCTCGACCACGCCTCACGCCGACGGCTCCGCTTCGCGCTCGACGTCACCGACCCCGAGCCGCTTCCCGAGGGGCATCCGCTCTTCGCCCTGCCGAACGTGCTCATCTCGCCGCACGTGGGCGGCGCGTCGACCGCGATGATGCCCCGCATGGCGAGGCTGCTGCGAACGCAGATCGAGCGGATGCTGCGCGGCGAGGAGCCGCTCAACGTCGTGCTCCGCAGCTGA
- a CDS encoding alpha-L-rhamnosidase, with the protein MTSTLSAYDLRTEHLTEPLGIDVSIPRFSWRLRSGRRGVAQSAYRIVVRSGDREVWDTGRVESSQTSGIELGTRLASRTRYRWSVEVFDETAAPSEPATASFETALLSPSEFRGAWIGRDVHWDAPDNELDPPVDDDIPAKVRHIPPAAHLRREFGVTTPVIRARAYASARGLYTLHVNGRRVGDHELAPGWTDYRDRILYQTYDLTPLVRDGTNAIGIVLADGWWSGYVGFDSRRQGKHYGTAPQAWAMIVLEHDDGTETVITTDAAWREHRGAISYTDPLMGELVDARQELHGWTEPGFDDSAWAPARELAHDHDLLIAQVDEPIRATLQVPAAERLADPDGRAVYDFGQNLVGRVRVELGAMSAGQQVVLRHGEVLDDDGRLYTANLRTAEARDVYVSAGSASNLFEPTFTVHGFRYLELSGLDHPPAPDEVTAVVLHNDTPFVGEITTSSADVNQLVSNIRWGQRGNFVGVPTDCPQRDERLGWMADAQVFLPTAALGADVAAFFTRWLRDVRFAQSPEGSFPDVAPVVSEFFADGAPAWADAGVIIPWHLYRVYGDRRLLADSFESMTRWVDFVERENPDLVWRRRVGNHYGDWLQIDAETPRPVLATAYFARSAELVARAASVLGHDVQAARYDELARRVRTAFVEAFVDDDARIEGDTQTAYLLGLAFELLPERLRKRAADHLVRTIEAHDRLLTTGFVGVSLLCPVLSEIGRSDLAYALVETDRYPSWLYSVRHGATTIWERWDGWTEHAGFQSVEMNSFNHYSLGSVGEWLVRFVAGIDQTPESVGYEQLRIAPQIGGSLTRVAAHYETPRGLVATEWSIEGDDVEVAASVPPGTTARVSLPSGDVLESAGTLVETPGISDIAAGNGLTEFTIVSGDYRFRFPRAAG; encoded by the coding sequence TTGACCTCCACCCTCAGCGCGTACGACCTTCGCACCGAGCACCTCACCGAGCCGCTCGGCATCGATGTCTCCATCCCCCGGTTCTCGTGGCGTCTGCGAAGCGGGCGGCGGGGCGTGGCCCAGTCCGCCTATCGGATCGTGGTGCGCAGCGGCGACCGGGAGGTCTGGGACACCGGGCGGGTCGAATCGTCGCAGACGTCGGGGATCGAACTCGGCACCCGACTTGCGTCACGAACCCGGTACCGCTGGTCCGTCGAGGTGTTCGATGAGACCGCCGCGCCGAGCGAGCCAGCGACTGCCTCCTTCGAGACCGCCCTGCTGTCGCCCTCGGAGTTCCGCGGAGCCTGGATCGGCCGTGACGTGCACTGGGATGCTCCCGACAATGAGCTCGATCCCCCGGTCGACGACGACATCCCGGCGAAGGTCAGGCACATCCCGCCGGCAGCGCACCTCCGCCGCGAGTTCGGCGTGACGACGCCCGTGATCCGTGCGCGCGCCTACGCCAGCGCGCGCGGCCTCTACACGCTGCACGTCAACGGCCGGCGGGTCGGCGACCATGAGCTCGCGCCCGGCTGGACGGACTACCGCGACCGCATCCTCTACCAGACGTACGATCTCACCCCCCTCGTCCGCGACGGAACGAACGCGATCGGCATCGTGCTCGCCGACGGCTGGTGGTCGGGTTACGTCGGCTTCGATTCGCGTCGCCAGGGCAAGCACTACGGAACCGCCCCGCAGGCGTGGGCCATGATCGTCCTCGAGCACGACGACGGCACGGAGACGGTCATCACGACGGATGCCGCGTGGCGGGAGCACCGCGGCGCGATCAGCTACACGGACCCCCTTATGGGCGAGCTCGTGGACGCCCGCCAGGAGCTCCACGGATGGACGGAGCCCGGCTTCGACGACTCCGCGTGGGCTCCTGCTCGTGAGCTCGCCCACGATCACGATCTTCTCATCGCGCAGGTCGACGAGCCGATCCGGGCGACACTGCAGGTGCCCGCCGCCGAGCGGCTCGCGGATCCCGACGGACGCGCTGTCTACGACTTCGGCCAGAATCTCGTCGGTCGGGTACGCGTCGAGCTCGGCGCGATGTCCGCCGGCCAGCAGGTGGTGCTGCGGCATGGCGAAGTGCTCGATGACGACGGCCGGCTCTATACGGCGAATCTGCGCACGGCGGAGGCGCGCGACGTCTATGTCTCGGCGGGATCGGCGAGCAACCTCTTCGAGCCGACGTTCACCGTGCACGGGTTCCGCTACCTCGAGCTCTCGGGGCTCGATCATCCGCCGGCACCCGATGAGGTCACCGCCGTCGTGCTCCACAACGACACCCCGTTCGTGGGCGAGATCACGACGTCGAGCGCCGACGTGAACCAGCTCGTGAGCAACATCCGCTGGGGTCAGCGTGGAAACTTCGTCGGCGTGCCCACCGACTGCCCACAGCGCGACGAGCGGCTCGGCTGGATGGCGGACGCCCAGGTGTTCCTGCCGACGGCGGCCCTCGGCGCCGACGTCGCGGCCTTCTTCACACGATGGCTCCGCGATGTCCGGTTCGCGCAGAGCCCCGAAGGTTCATTCCCCGACGTGGCGCCGGTCGTCTCGGAGTTCTTCGCCGACGGGGCGCCGGCCTGGGCCGACGCCGGCGTCATCATCCCGTGGCATCTCTACCGGGTCTACGGCGACCGGCGACTCCTCGCGGACTCATTCGAGTCCATGACCCGCTGGGTGGACTTCGTGGAACGGGAGAACCCCGACCTCGTCTGGCGACGGCGCGTGGGCAATCACTACGGAGACTGGTTGCAGATCGACGCCGAGACACCGCGGCCGGTGCTCGCAACCGCCTACTTCGCACGATCCGCCGAACTCGTGGCACGTGCAGCGAGTGTGCTCGGCCACGACGTGCAGGCGGCGCGCTACGACGAGCTCGCCCGTCGGGTGCGCACCGCGTTCGTCGAGGCGTTCGTCGACGACGACGCCCGGATCGAGGGCGACACCCAGACCGCCTACCTCCTGGGCCTTGCATTCGAACTCCTCCCTGAGCGGCTCCGCAAACGGGCGGCCGACCATCTCGTGCGGACGATCGAGGCGCACGATCGGCTGCTCACCACCGGGTTCGTCGGCGTCTCGCTGCTCTGTCCTGTGCTGAGCGAGATCGGTCGCAGCGATCTCGCCTACGCGCTCGTCGAGACCGACCGCTATCCGTCATGGCTGTACTCGGTGCGTCACGGTGCGACGACGATCTGGGAGCGATGGGACGGATGGACCGAACACGCCGGTTTCCAGTCGGTCGAGATGAACTCGTTCAATCACTACTCGCTCGGATCCGTCGGCGAGTGGCTCGTGCGGTTCGTGGCGGGAATCGACCAGACGCCGGAGTCCGTCGGATACGAGCAGCTCCGCATCGCCCCGCAGATCGGCGGTTCGCTCACCCGCGTGGCGGCCCACTACGAGACACCGCGCGGACTCGTCGCAACCGAGTGGTCGATCGAGGGCGACGACGTCGAGGTCGCGGCGTCCGTGCCGCCCGGCACGACGGCGCGGGTCTCCCTCCCCTCCGGCGACGTGCTGGAATCCGCAGGGACGCTCGTGGAGACGCCGGGAATCAGCGACATCGCGGCCGGAAACGGTCTGACCGAGTTCACGATCGTCTCGGGCGACTATCGCTTCCGTTTCCCACGCGCCGCGGGTTAG
- a CDS encoding carbohydrate ABC transporter permease has protein sequence MTTLPAAVPAELEERSPASPESARRRTGRRGGLHRGTSKLWVFIIPAAVFYLFIVLWPSIQGAGLAFTDWDGISPTRAFVGIDNFIQLVNDPKAAGAIGRTLLIAFTITIVQNAVGLLLALGVNSRIKSRNLLRVLLFAPAIITPVATAYLWQNLFSPNGAINALLEGVGLGALTQNWLGDGDVAIWAICLVVIWQFAGYSMVIFLANMQGISTEVIEASYVDGAGPFRRFWSIIRPELAPSITINLMLSIIGGLKLFDQVWVMTGGGPGGSTETMSTLLYKNAFQFGDFSYGIAIALVLTVLVAILSSGQYFVLSRQNKD, from the coding sequence ATGACAACCCTTCCTGCCGCAGTGCCAGCCGAGCTCGAAGAACGAAGCCCGGCTTCGCCCGAATCGGCGCGACGGAGAACCGGGCGCCGGGGCGGTCTGCATCGGGGCACGTCCAAGCTGTGGGTCTTCATCATCCCGGCGGCCGTGTTCTACCTCTTCATCGTGCTCTGGCCGAGCATCCAGGGCGCCGGCCTCGCCTTCACCGACTGGGACGGCATCTCGCCGACCCGGGCCTTCGTCGGCATCGACAACTTCATCCAGCTGGTCAACGACCCGAAGGCGGCAGGTGCAATCGGGCGTACCCTGCTCATCGCCTTCACGATCACCATCGTGCAGAACGCGGTCGGCCTGCTCCTGGCGCTCGGCGTGAACAGCCGGATCAAGAGCCGCAATCTGCTGCGCGTGCTCCTGTTCGCCCCGGCCATCATCACACCCGTGGCGACGGCCTACCTCTGGCAGAACCTCTTCTCGCCGAACGGTGCGATCAACGCGCTCCTCGAGGGGGTCGGCCTCGGCGCGCTCACGCAGAACTGGCTCGGCGACGGCGACGTGGCCATCTGGGCCATCTGCCTCGTCGTGATCTGGCAGTTCGCCGGCTACTCCATGGTGATCTTCCTCGCCAACATGCAGGGCATCTCGACCGAGGTGATCGAGGCGTCGTACGTCGATGGCGCCGGGCCGTTCCGTCGGTTCTGGAGCATCATCCGGCCGGAGCTCGCACCCTCGATCACCATCAACCTCATGCTCTCGATCATCGGCGGGCTGAAGCTGTTCGACCAGGTGTGGGTGATGACCGGCGGAGGCCCCGGCGGCTCGACCGAGACGATGTCGACCCTCCTCTACAAGAACGCGTTCCAGTTCGGCGACTTCAGCTACGGCATCGCGATCGCCCTCGTCCTGACCGTGCTGGTCGCGATCCTCTCGAGCGGCCAGTACTTCGTCCTCAGCCGCCAGAACAAGGACTGA
- a CDS encoding carbohydrate ABC transporter permease, producing the protein MYQRYTWRTGILEVVMIAVAVLFFVPAYVLINLSFRESNDAAGPLELPTTFTLQNYADAWVQGNLGNALVNSTVVSVVSVVVLVLLSALAAYPLARVGRRWSKVAYFGFLIGLLLPFQLALIPLYTTMRDLGLLGTVWSLVLFYIGLQMPFSIFLYTGFLRALPIEYEEAAAIDGAGSFGTFWRVVFPLLRPITGTVVILNVIVVWNDFLTPLLYLSGSGQQTVPVTLYSFVGQYVSQWNLVFAGLVISIAPILLVYFVLQRTVIQGFASGLKG; encoded by the coding sequence ATGTACCAGCGCTACACGTGGAGGACCGGCATCCTCGAAGTGGTCATGATCGCCGTCGCGGTGCTGTTCTTCGTGCCCGCCTACGTGCTGATCAACCTCTCGTTCCGGGAGTCCAACGACGCCGCCGGTCCGCTCGAACTGCCGACGACGTTCACGCTGCAGAACTATGCCGACGCCTGGGTGCAGGGCAACCTCGGGAACGCGCTCGTCAACAGCACGGTCGTCTCGGTCGTGAGCGTCGTCGTGCTCGTCCTGCTGTCGGCGCTCGCCGCCTACCCCCTTGCACGAGTCGGTCGTCGATGGTCGAAGGTCGCATACTTCGGCTTCCTCATCGGACTCCTGCTGCCGTTCCAGCTGGCGCTCATCCCGCTCTACACGACGATGCGCGATCTCGGACTCCTCGGGACCGTGTGGTCGCTCGTCCTCTTCTACATCGGCCTGCAGATGCCGTTCTCGATCTTCCTCTACACGGGCTTCCTGCGTGCGCTGCCGATCGAGTACGAGGAGGCGGCCGCGATCGACGGCGCCGGATCGTTCGGCACCTTCTGGCGGGTGGTGTTCCCGCTCCTCAGGCCGATCACGGGCACGGTCGTGATCCTCAACGTCATCGTGGTGTGGAACGACTTCCTCACGCCGCTGCTGTACCTGAGCGGAAGCGGACAGCAGACCGTGCCCGTCACGCTCTACAGCTTCGTCGGGCAGTACGTCTCGCAGTGGAACCTGGTCTTCGCGGGACTCGTCATCAGCATCGCCCCGATCCTGCTCGTCTACTTCGTGCTGCAACGCACGGTCATCCAAGGTTTCGCCAGCGGACTCAAGGGCTAG
- a CDS encoding ABC transporter substrate-binding protein: MRYRAVVTMAIGAAVVASVAGCSNDTGGGGGGGDTLTWATVTSDKSAAEEAAAAFEAETGISVEVTASGVDEYQTTTRTQLSSGTAPDVFFVWAGDGNPMAMQVVSDAGLVADLSDMDFASRIPEGFKSVSQNGGKTYTAPISSAGIGSAFNLTAMEENGWTIPTTWSDTLAFCGQAKAAGKTAFALAGATPWNTQLISYALAPTLVYGPDPDFAAQMSAGDVTFADSAWVDVLDKYVAMQDAGCFQENALGTVYEDALDMVAKGEAMASVQVNASLAAIRQGAPDGTEFTLAPVPATDDESQTRMAAAMGAAYGINAKAKNPEGAKKLIEFLTSDEGQSVYNTPIAAIPALGSSTFEPDPALDSLLEYLETGKTDPFMDQLWPNAKVQQVHFEVVQQLLAGDVDAKGALSQMDAAYAEG, encoded by the coding sequence ATGCGCTACAGAGCAGTAGTCACCATGGCGATCGGCGCGGCCGTCGTCGCATCCGTCGCCGGATGCTCGAACGACACGGGCGGCGGCGGGGGCGGGGGAGACACCCTCACGTGGGCCACCGTCACGAGCGACAAGTCGGCCGCCGAAGAGGCTGCGGCGGCGTTCGAAGCCGAGACCGGCATCTCGGTCGAGGTGACGGCGTCGGGCGTCGACGAGTACCAGACGACGACACGGACCCAGTTGTCGAGCGGCACGGCCCCCGATGTCTTCTTCGTCTGGGCCGGCGACGGCAACCCGATGGCGATGCAGGTCGTGTCGGATGCCGGGCTCGTCGCCGACCTCTCCGACATGGACTTCGCCTCCCGCATCCCCGAGGGTTTCAAGTCCGTCAGCCAGAACGGCGGCAAGACCTACACTGCGCCGATCAGCTCGGCCGGCATCGGGTCGGCGTTCAACCTCACCGCGATGGAGGAGAACGGCTGGACGATCCCGACCACCTGGAGCGACACCCTCGCGTTCTGCGGGCAGGCCAAGGCCGCGGGCAAGACGGCCTTCGCACTCGCCGGCGCAACGCCGTGGAACACGCAGCTCATCTCGTACGCGCTCGCACCGACTCTCGTGTACGGGCCCGACCCCGACTTCGCGGCGCAGATGTCCGCGGGCGACGTGACCTTCGCCGATTCCGCATGGGTCGACGTCCTCGACAAGTACGTGGCGATGCAGGATGCCGGATGCTTCCAGGAGAACGCACTCGGCACGGTGTACGAGGACGCCCTCGACATGGTGGCGAAGGGCGAGGCCATGGCCTCGGTGCAGGTGAACGCCTCCTTGGCGGCCATCCGCCAAGGAGCCCCTGATGGCACCGAGTTCACGCTCGCGCCGGTTCCCGCCACTGACGACGAGTCGCAGACCCGGATGGCCGCGGCCATGGGCGCCGCCTACGGGATCAACGCCAAGGCGAAGAACCCCGAAGGAGCGAAGAAGCTCATCGAGTTCCTGACCTCCGACGAGGGCCAGTCGGTCTACAACACCCCGATCGCGGCCATCCCCGCGCTCGGGTCGTCGACGTTCGAGCCCGACCCCGCGCTCGACTCGCTGCTCGAGTACCTGGAGACCGGCAAGACCGATCCCTTCATGGACCAGCTCTGGCCCAACGCGAAGGTGCAGCAGGTGCACTTCGAGGTGGTTCAACAGCTCCTGGCCGGTGATGTCGACGCGAAGGGCGCTCTCTCGCAGATGGATGCCGCCTACGCCGAAGGATGA